AGCGTAGACGCCGCGATCATCGAAACCGTGATCGTGAATGCGAATCCGTTGGCCATCGGTCCCTCGGGCGCACTGGGCCGCGGGCTGTGGGTCACCACGCAGAATCCGAACATGGGCAAGGAACCCGCCCCACATGAAGGTTCGGCGCTGTCGGTGCACTTGACCCGCTCCATTATTCGCTCGCCGTCGGGAGGCGGTGGCTTTTTCGCGTATAACTTCGCGGCGGTGAGCAGCATCCGGGTCGAGATCGCCGGCAGCGTGATCGGCGGGAGCAACGAGGCCAATGGGGGCGTGAGCCGACCGGACGCGGTGCACGATTCCAACGTTCATCTTGTGTCGACCGGCAACCTGTATCGCAACGAGTGGGCGAACCCGTGCGTCTCGCCGTTGCTCGGATGGAATTTCACCGGCGGCTCGGGCGCCCCTATCCCCATTCGCCTCGCGGCATCCACGAGAAACCAGCTTCGAGTGCAGTCAGTGAATGACCGGCTGGAGGGATTCACGACCGCCGTGATCGCCACCGGCGGGCGCCGTTTCTTCGCGGAACCGTTGAATGCGGCACCGACCGATAATCACGTCGAGTTACAGCTGATCGGGACCACGATCTCGACACCGGCCTGTGACGACCGGGACGGCACCACTGCCGTCGACAATACGGCGGGCATTCCCTCCGCACGAAAGGCCATCGTCGCCGACCTTCGCCTGACCGGCGCCGCTTCCGAGATCGATCGCCTGCATCCGGGCGATCGCAACACGGTACGTGTTGAGCTCCGCGGCGTGACCGGGAGCGGACGCAGGTCGAACCGGTACATCGACGAGGGCGGGCCACTGGGCGAGCTCCCGGCGCAGTTCCGCGGGAGCGGCAATCGGCTGGAGATCGTGGGTGATCCGCAATCCTTCGCGCGTATGAACCGTACCATCGTACCGGCGCCCGCCCTCGGATACTTCAGACCGATCCAGACTGCCGTCGCCCGCAAGCCGGCTTCGGAGGCGACGCTGCGCTCTACTTTCCGATAAACGCCGACCACTGGGTGGCCAGCGGTCGTGCCGGGAACCAGCTTGACGCAATGAGGTCGCCGGTGAACGCGTGACTCGGTGCGATCTGCCCGTCAGTCGGATCGCCGAGGAAGCCCACCTGTGGTGAGGTTTTCCGGAACGGGCCGGCGTTTCCGAGCGGAAGTATGGCGCGCATCCAGTCGATCGTGAGTTCACGCTGCCCCAGTGAGAGCGAGTTGTGCGGCACGCCAGGCTCGACGGCCAGCGCCCACGGCGCACCTGCAGTACGGAGCGCGGCGAACGATGCTCGCAGCATCGGATTGTTGACGACCACATCCAACTCGGCGAGTACCATGTACGCCGGCACGCTCAGGGCCTCGCCCGACAACGGCGCCACGACACTCGGCACTTTGAGGAACAGCCCCGCGACGCGCTCGGGATTCCGTTGCAGGAATCCACTCGCCTCAGGCCCGCCGCCCGACAGTCCGTACAGCAGAATTGGCGCGTCTCGGAGTTCGGATCGGCCGGTCAGCACGGCGGCCTGCTCGATGGCGGCAAGCAGGGCCAGATCGCTCGCCGGCCCATTGGGGTACGCCGTCGGTCCGAATCGCCCGGAGCCGAGGATTGCCAAGCCGCGCTCGGCAGCGAGCTCACGGAACCGGGCACCAAGGTCCTGCAGTAACGGCTCAACGAGCGGTGGGGCGCGGAACGATGTACCGACGGCAAACCCACGGGTGTCGGGCCCGCCGAGCGCCAGCACGATGCCGCGCACATGGTGCACGTTTGCCGGAACGTGCAATGCGAAATCGCCAAACTGTAGATTGGTGGCTGCCGGCGTCTGAGCAGCATTGAGCGCCGGCGACGCCGTTTCCGGCACCGTGATGTCGCGGCATGCCCCAAGCGCGGCTGCGCAGAGGGCCGTTACGACGAGTCGGCTGGATAGGGAATTCCACATGGCAGAACCTCCAAGTTCGAGAAAAGGCCGTCGGTATGAGGCTTCATCTCTTCTTTCGGATTTTCTGGTGAAACCGGCTCACACGTACGTAACGGCACCTCGTCCCGCGCTGCGCCTATTCCGCGCTTACTCCGCGTGCAGCGTCGCTTCGAGCGTGATCGGCACCGCCGACAGCGCCTTCGACACCGGACAGCCCACCTTCGCTGCGTTCGCCTTCTCACGGAAGGTCGCGTCGTCGATGCCCGGCACGACCGCATCCAGCGTGAGCACGATCCCACTCATCGACCAGTCGTTGCCCTGCTGCGCCATGGTGATCACCGACTCTACGTGCAGCGCGGTGGGCGCGAAGCCCGCGCCGGTGAGCTGAAACGACAGGGCCATGGCAAAGCATCCGGCATGCGCCGCCGCGATCAGCTCCTCGGGGTTGGTACCGCTCCGCCCCTCGGCGTCGGCAAACCGCATCTTCGTAGAGTACGGCTGCTCCGCCAACACGCCGCTCGGCGTGGTGAGGCTCCCCGACCCTTCCAATCCTGTGCCGTGCCAAACGGCCTTTCCGCTACGACGCATCGATCACTCCTGCTGGGTAAACGGTGATGGACGGTGGTGAACACCGATGAACACACGGCTGAACAGACGGGTGAACGGCGAATCCGCGCCCAAGGTGCCCGGGATGATCGAAGTGTAGCGTAGCCTGCTTGGGGACGGCATGCGGGGGAACCGATGACGCCGAGCTGCAGAGCGCGCAGAGTGCGCAGAGGTAAAGCCATTGGTGGTCTCTGCGACCTCTGCGGCCTCTGCACCTCAGCGTGATCCGGCACCCAATCGGCAGCTGGCCTCGCTGAACCGATCACACAGAGGTTAGGAGGAAAGGAGTCCACGGGGGCGAGCGCGCGAGTCAATGCGTGCCGCGATGATCGGCCCTTGCCGACTCTCGCACGACTCCGTAGTTCACTGAGATGCCAAACCATCCAATGTTCACGGCCGTGTGCTGTAGCCGCCGAGTCCGATATGCCGCGCTGTCTGTGCTGACGTTGCTCGTGTCGGCGTCGTCGCACGTGCAATCTCAAGCCCAGACGCGCCGCTGCCCGCAGTTCGCGCGGGTGCCGGGCTACGGCGCGTGCACGAACATCGCCGGCAACAAATGCGGCTTCTGCACGTACCGCTGCAACGACGAGACCGTGGTCCGCTGGAACGTGTGCGGGGGATAGTCGCGCGCGCCTTGCTCCCTTGCGCGCTTTCTGTGGGTGTGCTGGCATGTGATCGCACGGAGCCAGTGAGCGACGAGGCCTCGACAGCCCTCCGGGCGGCCATGGCGACGCGCACGATCTATCCGGCGAAGCGCGAGGAGTGGCGCACCGACATCACGGAGCACACTGACAGCACCATGGTGCCGCTCGTGTTCCGGGCCGGTGGTACTACGGTGGCGCTATTGCAGGCGTCGCCGATGCGCATTTCACTGTTCGAGCTGAATCGGCGCGGGATGTTGCTGGCCACGCGCCCGGCGCGGATCGACTCGGTGCTCAACGCGGCAGTGCCGCGCGACATCATCGCGCCTACCGAGTTGTCGCGTATCACCGACGATGGTCAGGTCGACGTCATCGATAGCGCCACCAGCACACTGGTCCGCGAGTCGATCGGCGGCTTCATGTTCCGTCGCGAGCTCCCGTTGCTGCGCGGAGGCAGCGGTCGCCTCTGCACCCTGTCGCCGGCCACGCTGCTGCATGTGCGCACGTTGGGGCAGCGGACCGCGCTCGAAGCGTTCACCCTCACGGCGAACCCGAAGGACGACGCGTTGGTAGGTCGGCATCGCTTGAAGGTTGATCCATCGTCGCGACTGCGGTGGGGAAATGGAGACGCGCGGCGGTGTGTGTTGCTCACCGATCATGAAGTGCTGATCGTGAGCGCGCCCGCCGACCCGAGCACCGGAGTGTCGCCGCAACTCACCACGCTCCGAGCGCCGGGAGACTCGGGGCCGCCACCGACCATCGAGCGTTTTGGCCGTGCGACCGACCGCACGCGCCTGCGGCAACCGTTCATCGTCGATGCCGCCATCGTGGACGGCGGATTCGTGGTGCTGGTGGGACTCGAATCGGACACCCAGGGGCGCGTGCTCGACTATTACGACGAACGCGGACGGTATATCCAGAGCGCGATGCTCCCGTTCACGGCGTCGGCGATGTCCGGGGCCGGGCCGCGATTTCTGGCGCTGCATCAGGACGAGCGCTATCGCTGGTGGATCTCGTCGTGGCTGACGCCAATGGCGGCGCACGGTGCCACCGCGCCGCCGGAGCCGCGGCAGCTCGATGACGCGCCGGAGCGTCAGCTGTTCGCGCGGCCGCGTGCCCGCTAACCCACGACGTCAGTTTGGCCTATGCTTCCTGTTCAGGCCCGGCTTCGCGCTGCTCGCGCGCATCGGCATGCCGATGCGTGTGACGAGACGCACGACCGAAATCCCACTACCTCATGGATCACGGAGCAACACTATGAGCTATCGCAGCGTCGTCGCGGTCGCACTGCTTGTTGGATGCGGTGGGGGTGATCCAGGTAGGGACCAGCCGCTGTTTACCGTTTCCGTCCAAAGTCCCGTCGGCGGAACGTTCACGGCAATCCAGCGGAACGCATTTGGGGCCGGTGGTGGGAGTAATGAAAGTTTTCGCGGCACCGGTGCCTTTCAGGAAGTTCTCCGCAGCGCCTCGTACGGTATGGTCGATACGTCGTGGCAGGAGATTCGCGGGACATTCACCGGCGCCTCGCTGGTCGTTGGATTCGGTACGCGCTTGTACGGCGGTGGAGCCGGCGCCGACATCGGTGCACAATCAGGCTCGCTGCAGAGCGTTGACGGTCCGCTGCTACAAACGTCGTCGTGCCAGATACGGTACGGACCGAGTAATGCCGGGGGGTCGACTTACAGCGTGAGATTCCGATACACCGCCGATCGCACCAAAATCTGTAACCAGCCGTAGAACGCACGCAAACGGCGCCACCGCGCCGCTCTACGGCCGCCGCTTCGACCCCGCCAGCACGCGGTAGTACTCCTCGACCAGCGCGCGATATTCCGCCGGTGCGGCGGCACGTGCGCCCGCCGCCGGCCGACCATCGGCGCCCAGTCCCACCGAGCGATACAACGCGAACTCGAAGTTCTTGAGGCGCTCGAGCATCGCGGTCTGCAGTTGCTCGAGTCCCTTCGGGTCACCGAACGCACGGCTGTTCTCGAGTTGGCGCAGCCCTTCGATGGCGCGATCGAGTTCGCGCGTGTCCACGCCCTGGGCCGCCGCCTCGCGGCGGAGCCCTTCGGCGTTCTCACGACGCAACCGGAATTCGCGCGCGAACTGTTCCGGCGTGCCCGCCGGCATCATGCCGCCGTCGTTGCCGTTCGGCGACGACTGCCCGGAAGGCATGCCGCCATTGGGCGTGCCACCGGCCCGCGGCGCGCCGTTTGAATTGCCGCCGCGACCGCCGTTGGCCTGTTGGCCGCCTTGCTGGCCCTGACCCTGTCCTTGGCCCTGCCCCTGCTGCTGGCCTTGGCCCTGTCCCTGCTGACCCTGCCCCTGCTGTTGACCCTGTCCTTGCCCCTGCTGGCCCTGCTGCCCCTGCTGGCCCTGCTGGCCACTCTGCTGGCCTTGCTTCCCCGGTTGGCCCTGCTGCCCTTGCTGGCCGCTTTGCTGCCCCTGTGCGCCCTGCTGGCCCCCTTGCTGGCCTTGTTTGTCGGCCACGCGGTCCCGCAGTGACTCCAAACCCTCCACGAGCGCCCGCGTGCGCTCCAGCGTGCGTTCCTGCGTCCGCGCCGCCGACTCGCCCGACATCGCGCCCGTGGCCGCCCGCAGACGCTCCGCCACGTCCTTCAGGTTCTCGCCGATCTGCCCTTCGAACTGCGACGCGTATTCCGCCGAGCCGCCGCGAATGACCTGCTTGCTGAAGTCGATCTTGTCGGCCACCCGCGTGTCGCGAATCGTTTCCGCCGCTTCGCCCAGCTTGCCCGCTGCCTTGGGCTGATCGCGCCGTGCCTCACGCGCCAACCGATCGGCGTCGGCTTCCAGTTTGCGCACGTCGTTGCCAAGCGCGTCCTTCTGCTCGCCCAACTTCCGCTGCTGTTCGTTGCGCGTGTTCGGCGCCGCACCCGCCATCGACTTCACGCCCTCAGCGATCTCCTGCTGACGCGCTTCCAGATCCCGCGCGCGCTCGGCCAACTGCTGCACGCCACGATTGAGTTCGTTGGATCGCGTGCCCTCGAGATTGCGCGCCGCCCGGTTCAACTCTTCCAACGCCGCGCTGCCCTGCGCCGCCGATCCGCTCGACGCGCGACGCATCGCGTCAGCCGCCTGCTGCAGTCGCTGCGCCGCGTTGGCCAGTTCGGGGTTGTTCTGCTCGCGCGACAAGCGCTCCAATCTGCGTGCCTCTTCTTCCGCCTGACGCGCCAACTCTCGCTGCGCGCCGCTGTTGGCCGGCTGTCCCTGCTGGCCTTGCTGTCCACCCTGCTGGCCGCCTTGCTGTCCGCGGCCACTGCTCGATGCGGCACCGCCACTGCTGCCCGACGCGCCGCCGCTCTGCTGCTGCCCCAGCCGCTGGCGCATGGCCTCAGCCTGACGCTGCATGCGCTCGTTCTCCTGCTGCTGACGCTGCGCGAGTTGCCGCAACTTCTCCAGCGTTTCGTCGACGGCCTGCTGCGCACTCTGCTGCGATTGCGACTGCTGCTGCACGGCCTCGTACTGATTGCGCAGCTTGTCGTTCTCGAGCTCGAACAGGTCAGCCAGGTCTTCGGCCTTCTGACCGCCACCACCACCACCACCGCCGCCTCCCCCACCACCGCCCATCTGTACCTGCACGTCGCGGTACAATGCTTCGGCGCGCTGCAGATGCTGCAGCGCCTTCTGCTCCAGTGGCAACGCGTCCGTGCCGCGTCCACGGCCCAGCTGTTCTTCGGCCAGCTTCATCGATGCCGCCGCCGCTTCGGTCTCCACGCGGATCTTGGCAAACATCGTATCACCTGCCGCCAGGCCGCGCTCTTTCAAACTGGTCGCCAGCTTCGTCACCTCTTCGCGTAGTCGTCCTTCGGCAATCGTCAGCGTGGTGATGTTCTCGCGACGCTTCTTGTCGACGGTGCTGCTGCTGTCACGCAGCCAGTTGAAGGTGCCGGCTACGACTTCCTTCTGCCGCGCCACGAAGCCTTCGGGCGATTCGCCCTGCGGACCGCCACCGCCGCCGCCGCCACCACCCTGCTGTTCGGCCTGACGATAGTCCTTCGAGAACGGACGCACTTCGAGGAAGTACACATCGCTGCTGCCGGTGTGGCCCGACCCATCCTTCGCCACGGCGTGATACGCCACCAAGTCGCCCGGCACCAGCGACATCTCCTCCAGGAACAGCGTGTGCGCGGCGCGAGCATCCCGCGGCCGGCGCGTCGTGCTGTCCTGCATCACGATGCGCTTCTCGGCGCCACCGTTCACGCGATAGCGCAGCTCCAGCGCGACCACACCCAGGTCATCGCTGGCCTGCACAGCCACCGTGACTTCATCGGTGTTCGAGGCCTTCGTATCGCGTCCCGGCTCCTCGATCGTGACACGCGGCCCGCGGTCAGGAATCGCATCGATCACGTACTCCACCGAACCGGCCACCGTGGTGCCGTCCGTGGTAATCAGATCCACGTGATAAAATCCGCTCTTCGCCACCTTGAAACGACCGGCTACGGCGCTGTCGCCTTCGATGGTCATCGGCGCCGTGGTGCCATCGTCGAAACGCAGTACGCCGCTCGCGACTTTCCGCGTCACGTTGGCGTGCACCACCACCGTCGTCCCCACGATCGCGGCCACGTCACCGCCGTCTTCCACATGCTCCGCCGGCATGCCGCTGTACGCCGGGAAGTTGAGATCGAGCGACACGTTCGACACCGCCGGCAGGTCGTTCACCGTGAGCTTATACGTCGGCGACCGTACGTCGGCCGACTCGACGTAGTATTCGGTGGGCTTCGTGATATCGAACAGCCGCGAGCGGAAGCGCGACGAATCGGCTTCGGGGCTCATCGGGAGGCGCTGCCACTCACTCGCCGAATCGCTGCGGAACACCAGCTCTGCGCCGTCCGCAGCGAAGCCAATCAGCGCCGCATGCACTTCAATGGCGCCGCCACGAGGCACCGCCACGTTGCCCGGCTCGATGTTGAGCGCACGCACCGGCACCGCCGCTTCGGCCGTACCAAAGGGCACGAACAACAGCTTCGCGCCTTCACGCAAACGCGCCGGACCGGCCACGAACATCAGTGCCGCCACCGCGGCCACACCACCCAGCATCTGCCCGGCGCGCACCATGCGCGGACGCTCCAGCGCCGCACGCTGCTGCAGCGGCGCAATCGCCGCGCTCGCTCGTGACATCAACCGCGCCGACAACGCACCCGACTGACGCTCACTTTCCGGCACATGCGCTTCCTGCACCGCCGTGATCAGCGCCTGCTTGAGTTGCGGGGCACGCTCTTCCACGTA
This region of Gemmatimonas groenlandica genomic DNA includes:
- a CDS encoding OsmC family protein — protein: MRRSGKAVWHGTGLEGSGSLTTPSGVLAEQPYSTKMRFADAEGRSGTNPEELIAAAHAGCFAMALSFQLTGAGFAPTALHVESVITMAQQGNDWSMSGIVLTLDAVVPGIDDATFREKANAAKVGCPVSKALSAVPITLEATLHAE
- a CDS encoding DUF4175 family protein, which codes for MSPDRQLLITLGALRRQWRQRILLESLVWIGASVLLAVLATMLVLTVFSGDGRAPIIARVIGYALIAAAFIRGLVLPLTRRASDERFALYVEERAPQLKQALITAVQEAHVPESERQSGALSARLMSRASAAIAPLQQRAALERPRMVRAGQMLGGVAAVAALMFVAGPARLREGAKLLFVPFGTAEAAVPVRALNIEPGNVAVPRGGAIEVHAALIGFAADGAELVFRSDSASEWQRLPMSPEADSSRFRSRLFDITKPTEYYVESADVRSPTYKLTVNDLPAVSNVSLDLNFPAYSGMPAEHVEDGGDVAAIVGTTVVVHANVTRKVASGVLRFDDGTTAPMTIEGDSAVAGRFKVAKSGFYHVDLITTDGTTVAGSVEYVIDAIPDRGPRVTIEEPGRDTKASNTDEVTVAVQASDDLGVVALELRYRVNGGAEKRIVMQDSTTRRPRDARAAHTLFLEEMSLVPGDLVAYHAVAKDGSGHTGSSDVYFLEVRPFSKDYRQAEQQGGGGGGGGGPQGESPEGFVARQKEVVAGTFNWLRDSSSTVDKKRRENITTLTIAEGRLREEVTKLATSLKERGLAAGDTMFAKIRVETEAAAASMKLAEEQLGRGRGTDALPLEQKALQHLQRAEALYRDVQVQMGGGGGGGGGGGGGGQKAEDLADLFELENDKLRNQYEAVQQQSQSQQSAQQAVDETLEKLRQLAQRQQQENERMQRQAEAMRQRLGQQQSGGASGSSGGAASSSGRGQQGGQQGGQQGQQGQPANSGAQRELARQAEEEARRLERLSREQNNPELANAAQRLQQAADAMRRASSGSAAQGSAALEELNRAARNLEGTRSNELNRGVQQLAERARDLEARQQEIAEGVKSMAGAAPNTRNEQQRKLGEQKDALGNDVRKLEADADRLAREARRDQPKAAGKLGEAAETIRDTRVADKIDFSKQVIRGGSAEYASQFEGQIGENLKDVAERLRAATGAMSGESAARTQERTLERTRALVEGLESLRDRVADKQGQQGGQQGAQGQQSGQQGQQGQPGKQGQQSGQQGQQGQQGQQGQGQGQQQGQGQQGQGQGQQQGQGQGQGQGQQGGQQANGGRGGNSNGAPRAGGTPNGGMPSGQSSPNGNDGGMMPAGTPEQFAREFRLRRENAEGLRREAAAQGVDTRELDRAIEGLRQLENSRAFGDPKGLEQLQTAMLERLKNFEFALYRSVGLGADGRPAAGARAAAPAEYRALVEEYYRVLAGSKRRP